The Verrucomicrobiota bacterium genome includes a region encoding these proteins:
- a CDS encoding sigma-70 family RNA polymerase sigma factor — translation MSLDEAEILQVLMKWRTRLSAAAWTVVRDAHAAEDIFQNAALKAMTREVSFETPSALISWAFITVRHESIDWLRRHRRESVGLGEGVLEMLEREWSMSRPYSSGAKTEALRDCLSEASPTARELLRLRYFEGCSCEEVAERMGIGITAVYKRVSRLHGMLKDCIEGKLRRVAETS, via the coding sequence ATGAGCCTGGACGAGGCAGAAATCCTGCAGGTGTTGATGAAGTGGCGCACGCGATTATCGGCCGCAGCCTGGACCGTGGTGCGGGATGCTCACGCGGCGGAAGACATTTTTCAAAATGCCGCCCTGAAGGCGATGACCCGGGAGGTGAGTTTCGAAACCCCAAGCGCTTTGATCTCCTGGGCCTTCATCACCGTTCGCCACGAGTCGATCGACTGGCTCCGACGTCACCGCCGGGAATCCGTGGGGCTGGGGGAAGGTGTTCTGGAAATGCTGGAAAGAGAATGGTCGATGAGCCGTCCGTACTCCTCCGGCGCCAAGACGGAGGCTTTGCGGGACTGCTTGTCCGAGGCGTCACCCACGGCGCGCGAGCTGCTACGCCTGCGTTATTTCGAGGGATGCAGTTGCGAGGAAGTCGCGGAACGGATGGGGATCGGCATTACCGCCGTCTACAAGCGGGTTTCCCGCCTGCATGGGATGTTGAAAGACTGCATCGAAGGAAAACTTCGCCGAGTCGCGGAAACCTCCTGA
- a CDS encoding FecR domain-containing protein — MQLRGSRGTDGDRHYRRLQAGFPPAWDVERLHRRKTSPSRGNLLTVLMKPGAEEWMLRCLDGKATVQEREAWEALLRDDPEARAYLRELAEQAVLLADLERTTSENFSRADLGVLSSSSTAQPRHKARWAPWARGAVAAAALLALLAVALSWLRTTEARSKLARVTHATGSRQFLGSRGELDYGLNPGVKLRAGDTIETRSCDAWVELELRDGTKMTIGGHSSLRLLDGLDGGLRLKMTRGNLWVSPGKAASENLVIQTPTLAVQSRAAQFDVQASGIETLVRVNEGVGSVARGWDGGVAKLGAGQQIHNALGRKDPLQASPQPAPVHRWETPSDRNSAVILGRWFPGEAGEAMGWDAEPLLWPVPDREPVLLFAVSFVVPGAGKVPLQLRAGSKLVFEGRTDRKERVRFGFSTQKMRGVYAGKFETDVQPEELGAEGAVWRVELPLERFRPLQPQLSSKPDGLEMTDLYALTIRENAGLAIFRAEVLP; from the coding sequence ATGCAGTTGCGAGGAAGTCGCGGAACGGATGGGGATCGGCATTACCGCCGTCTACAAGCGGGTTTCCCGCCTGCATGGGATGTTGAAAGACTGCATCGAAGGAAAACTTCGCCGAGTCGCGGAAACCTCCTGACTGTACTCATGAAACCCGGTGCCGAAGAGTGGATGCTGCGCTGCCTTGACGGAAAAGCCACGGTCCAGGAACGCGAGGCCTGGGAAGCGCTCTTGCGCGACGACCCGGAAGCCCGTGCCTACCTGCGTGAACTTGCCGAGCAGGCTGTCCTCCTCGCCGACCTGGAGCGGACGACCTCAGAGAATTTTTCCCGAGCCGATCTCGGGGTGCTTTCCTCCTCCTCCACGGCTCAACCTCGCCACAAGGCTCGCTGGGCTCCGTGGGCACGCGGAGCGGTGGCGGCGGCGGCCCTGTTGGCATTGCTGGCCGTGGCGCTCTCCTGGTTGCGAACCACGGAGGCTCGATCCAAGCTCGCCCGAGTCACGCACGCCACCGGTTCCCGTCAGTTCTTGGGATCTCGGGGGGAGTTGGATTACGGATTGAATCCGGGCGTGAAATTGAGAGCGGGTGACACGATCGAGACCCGGTCCTGCGATGCCTGGGTTGAACTTGAATTGCGCGACGGCACGAAGATGACCATCGGCGGCCATTCGTCTCTGCGGCTGCTCGACGGGCTGGACGGCGGACTGCGGTTGAAGATGACCCGGGGCAATTTATGGGTCAGTCCGGGGAAAGCCGCTTCGGAGAATCTTGTGATCCAAACCCCGACGCTGGCGGTGCAGTCACGGGCGGCTCAGTTCGATGTCCAGGCTTCAGGCATCGAGACTCTGGTCCGGGTCAACGAGGGAGTAGGAAGCGTGGCTCGGGGATGGGATGGAGGCGTGGCGAAGCTGGGTGCGGGCCAGCAAATCCACAACGCCCTTGGACGCAAAGACCCGCTCCAGGCCTCGCCGCAACCGGCGCCCGTGCATCGATGGGAAACACCGTCGGATCGGAATAGCGCGGTCATTCTGGGCCGATGGTTTCCGGGTGAAGCCGGGGAGGCCATGGGTTGGGACGCCGAACCTCTCCTGTGGCCCGTTCCGGACCGCGAGCCTGTCCTGCTCTTCGCCGTTTCGTTCGTGGTGCCTGGCGCCGGCAAAGTCCCCCTCCAGTTGCGGGCTGGCTCCAAGCTGGTGTTCGAAGGGCGAACCGACCGGAAAGAGCGGGTGCGCTTCGGGTTCAGCACGCAGAAGATGCGCGGGGTGTATGCGGGCAAATTCGAGACGGATGTGCAGCCGGAAGAGTTGGGTGCCGAAGGTGCGGTTTGGCGTGTGGAATTGCCCTTGGAACGATTTCGCCCATTGCAGCCGCAGCTTTCCTCCAAACCCGACGGCCTGGAGATGACGGATCTTTACGCGTTGACGATTCGGGAAAATGCCGGCTTGGCGATCTTCCGAGCCGAGGTGTTACCCTAA